A stretch of the Asticcacaulis sp. ZE23SCel15 genome encodes the following:
- a CDS encoding gene transfer agent family protein has translation MSRNAQIEAIFGDGPHTFRLGIKQLIELQEKTDCGPRLLLSRLQTGTWRIADLRETLRIGLIGGGMSPYDALSLVDRYAIEGWLIEAEAPAKLALMAALLGAPDEDEGVPGEPEGEATTGPSPTIKSNGPGTTSSAG, from the coding sequence ATGAGCCGTAACGCACAGATAGAGGCCATCTTTGGGGATGGCCCGCACACCTTCCGGCTGGGGATCAAGCAATTGATTGAGCTGCAGGAAAAAACCGATTGCGGCCCGCGTCTCCTGCTGTCGAGGCTTCAAACCGGCACCTGGCGGATTGCTGATCTGCGCGAAACTCTGCGGATCGGTCTGATCGGCGGCGGCATGTCACCCTATGACGCGTTGTCGCTGGTTGATCGGTACGCGATCGAGGGCTGGCTGATCGAAGCGGAAGCGCCGGCTAAACTGGCGCTGATGGCCGCTCTGCTTGGGGCACCGGATGAGGATGAGGGCGTGCCGGGGGAGCCCGAGGGGGAGGCGACGACCGGCCCCTCCCCAACGATAAAATCAAATGGGCCGGGTACTACCAGCTCGGCGGGATAA
- a CDS encoding phage tail tube protein, producing MAGPQVVASRKVQVKIGDGATPEVFAVKCMINTQKDISFDAGVQEVTLYDCDDPDAIPWTDVEIDSLKSAIAGAGLANMPDVEFFHNWWVSGEAKNIKWTIPVVGAPVYTGPYKLTSYSLGASEGSKVNFTCALQSTGEVTLAPFAV from the coding sequence ATGGCTGGACCACAGGTCGTCGCGAGCCGCAAGGTTCAGGTTAAAATCGGGGATGGTGCTACCCCGGAAGTCTTCGCTGTCAAATGCATGATCAACACCCAAAAGGACATCAGCTTTGATGCCGGGGTGCAGGAGGTCACGCTTTATGACTGCGATGATCCGGACGCCATCCCCTGGACCGACGTTGAAATCGACAGCCTGAAATCGGCCATTGCCGGGGCGGGGCTGGCCAACATGCCGGACGTGGAATTTTTCCATAACTGGTGGGTGTCGGGTGAGGCCAAAAACATCAAATGGACGATCCCTGTTGTGGGTGCACCGGTCTATACCGGCCCCTATAAGCTGACCTCCTACAGCCTGGGGGCATCGGAAGGGTCGAAAGTCAACTTCACCTGCGCCCTGCAATCGACCGGTGAGGTCACGCTGGCTCCGTTTGCGGTCTGA